One Calliopsis andreniformis isolate RMS-2024a chromosome 9, iyCalAndr_principal, whole genome shotgun sequence genomic window carries:
- the LOC143183991 gene encoding NAD kinase isoform X7 yields the protein MVGTVRTIQDPASQRLTWYKQPLTVLVIKKVRDSSVLPPFVQLVTWLIEEKRMVVFVEASVLEDPALARDPRFQGVRDRLQTFRDGTDDLQDRIDFIVCLGGDGTLLYASLLFQQSVPPVMAFHLGSLGFLTPFEFDNFQEQVTNVLEGHAALTLRSRLRCIIMRKGEEGKPAKPPTNLLVLNEVVVDRGPSPYLSNIDLFIDGKHVTSVQGDGLIVSTPTGSTAYAVAAGASMIHPSVPAIMITPICPHSLSFRPIVVPAGVELKISVSPDSRNTSWVSFDGRNRQELFHGDSLRVTTSIYPVPSICAADQITDWFDSLAECLHWNVRKKQKHLDELSDLTHSSSNDTLDSLDRDS from the exons ATGGTTGGAACTGTCAG GACTATACAGGACCCAGCCTCGCAGAGGTTGACGTGGTACAAACAGCCGCTCACTGTCCTGGTCATCAAAAAAGTCCGTGATTCGTCGGTATTGCCACCGTTTGTCCAACTAGTTACATGGCTAATAGAA GAAAAACGGATGGTAGTTTTCGTCGAGGCGTCTGTGTTGGAAGATCCAGCCCTGGCTAGGGACCCCCGATTTCAGGGGGTTCGAGACAGGTTGCAGACTTTCAGGGATGGAACAGACGATCTACAG GATCGTATCGACTTCATCGTCTGTTTGGGTGGCGATGGAACCCTCCTCTACGCAAGTTTGCTATTTCAACAATCAGTGCCGCCAGTTATGGCGTTCCATCTGGGGTCCCTAGGATTCCTCACGCCGTTCGAGTTTGACAATTTCCAGGAACAAGTAACGAACGTACTGGAAG GTCACGCGGCCTTGACCCTGAGGAGTCGACTGAGATGTATCATCATGCGGAAAGGAGAGGAAGGCAAACCGGCCAAGCCGCCGACGAATCTTCTGGTGCTGAACGAGGTCGTGGTTGATCGGGGTCCGTCTCCGTATCTCTCAAACATCGACCTCTTCATCGACGGCAAACACGTGACCAGCGTGCAGGGCGATGGGCTGATCGTGAGCACTCCAACAGGGTCCACCGCGTACGCTGTCGCGGCTGGAGCGAGCATGATTCATCCTTCAGTACCTGCCATCATGATCACACCGATCTGTCCTCACTCCTTGTCCTTCAGACCGATCGTTGTCCCGGCTGGCGTGGAATTGAAG ATCTCTGTCTCGCCCGATAGCAGGAACACCTCGTGGGTGTCCTTCGATGGTAGAAATAGACAGGAACTCTTCCACGGCGACAG CTTGAGGGTGACCACGTCCATATACCCAGTACCTAGCATCTGCGCTGCCGACCAAATAACCGACTGGTTCGATTCTTTGGCGGAGTGTCTACACTGGAACGTCCGTAAAAAGCAGAAGCATCTGGACGAGCTGAGCGACCTGACCCACTCGTCTAGCAACGACACGCTGGACTCCCTCGACCGCGACAGCTAG
- the LOC143183991 gene encoding NAD kinase isoform X6: MHTDEAELRRTRSLNAPSPIQQFGPCGRIMKNSAMVMTIQDPASQRLTWYKQPLTVLVIKKVRDSSVLPPFVQLVTWLIEEKRMVVFVEASVLEDPALARDPRFQGVRDRLQTFRDGTDDLQDRIDFIVCLGGDGTLLYASLLFQQSVPPVMAFHLGSLGFLTPFEFDNFQEQVTNVLEGHAALTLRSRLRCIIMRKGEEGKPAKPPTNLLVLNEVVVDRGPSPYLSNIDLFIDGKHVTSVQGDGLIVSTPTGSTAYAVAAGASMIHPSVPAIMITPICPHSLSFRPIVVPAGVELKISVSPDSRNTSWVSFDGRNRQELFHGDSLRVTTSIYPVPSICAADQITDWFDSLAECLHWNVRKKQKHLDELSDLTHSSSNDTLDSLDRDS; encoded by the exons ATGCACACGGATGAAGCTGAATTAAG GAGAACGAGAAGTCTGAACGCGCCTAGTCCCATCCAACAATTCGGACCATGCGGGCGCATTATGAAGAATTCTGCGATGGTCAT GACTATACAGGACCCAGCCTCGCAGAGGTTGACGTGGTACAAACAGCCGCTCACTGTCCTGGTCATCAAAAAAGTCCGTGATTCGTCGGTATTGCCACCGTTTGTCCAACTAGTTACATGGCTAATAGAA GAAAAACGGATGGTAGTTTTCGTCGAGGCGTCTGTGTTGGAAGATCCAGCCCTGGCTAGGGACCCCCGATTTCAGGGGGTTCGAGACAGGTTGCAGACTTTCAGGGATGGAACAGACGATCTACAG GATCGTATCGACTTCATCGTCTGTTTGGGTGGCGATGGAACCCTCCTCTACGCAAGTTTGCTATTTCAACAATCAGTGCCGCCAGTTATGGCGTTCCATCTGGGGTCCCTAGGATTCCTCACGCCGTTCGAGTTTGACAATTTCCAGGAACAAGTAACGAACGTACTGGAAG GTCACGCGGCCTTGACCCTGAGGAGTCGACTGAGATGTATCATCATGCGGAAAGGAGAGGAAGGCAAACCGGCCAAGCCGCCGACGAATCTTCTGGTGCTGAACGAGGTCGTGGTTGATCGGGGTCCGTCTCCGTATCTCTCAAACATCGACCTCTTCATCGACGGCAAACACGTGACCAGCGTGCAGGGCGATGGGCTGATCGTGAGCACTCCAACAGGGTCCACCGCGTACGCTGTCGCGGCTGGAGCGAGCATGATTCATCCTTCAGTACCTGCCATCATGATCACACCGATCTGTCCTCACTCCTTGTCCTTCAGACCGATCGTTGTCCCGGCTGGCGTGGAATTGAAG ATCTCTGTCTCGCCCGATAGCAGGAACACCTCGTGGGTGTCCTTCGATGGTAGAAATAGACAGGAACTCTTCCACGGCGACAG CTTGAGGGTGACCACGTCCATATACCCAGTACCTAGCATCTGCGCTGCCGACCAAATAACCGACTGGTTCGATTCTTTGGCGGAGTGTCTACACTGGAACGTCCGTAAAAAGCAGAAGCATCTGGACGAGCTGAGCGACCTGACCCACTCGTCTAGCAACGACACGCTGGACTCCCTCGACCGCGACAGCTAG
- the LOC143183991 gene encoding NAD kinase isoform X3 — protein MEMVRDKPRRRSVSEMLDWRCIARDKGSNGVEDACLDVPFLEDYEKDPEMRRRKRSGTWPRTRSLNAPSPIQQFGPCGRIMKNSAMVMTIQDPASQRLTWYKQPLTVLVIKKVRDSSVLPPFVQLVTWLIEEKRMVVFVEASVLEDPALARDPRFQGVRDRLQTFRDGTDDLQDRIDFIVCLGGDGTLLYASLLFQQSVPPVMAFHLGSLGFLTPFEFDNFQEQVTNVLEGHAALTLRSRLRCIIMRKGEEGKPAKPPTNLLVLNEVVVDRGPSPYLSNIDLFIDGKHVTSVQGDGLIVSTPTGSTAYAVAAGASMIHPSVPAIMITPICPHSLSFRPIVVPAGVELKIMANSEARSTAYVSFDGRNQQELRVGDSLRVTTSIYPVPSICAADQITDWFDSLAECLHWNVRKKQKHLDELSDLTHSSSNDTLDSLDRDS, from the exons ATGGAAATGGTGAGAGACAAACCGAGACGAAGAAGCGTGAGCGAAATGCTCGACTGGAGGTGCATCGCCAGGGACAAAGGGAGCAACGGTGTGGAGGATGCCTGCCTGGACGTACCCTTCCTCGAGGATTACGAGAAGGACCCGGAAATGCGCCGTCGGAAACGTTCCGGTACTTGGCC GAGAACGAGAAGTCTGAACGCGCCTAGTCCCATCCAACAATTCGGACCATGCGGGCGCATTATGAAGAATTCTGCGATGGTCAT GACTATACAGGACCCAGCCTCGCAGAGGTTGACGTGGTACAAACAGCCGCTCACTGTCCTGGTCATCAAAAAAGTCCGTGATTCGTCGGTATTGCCACCGTTTGTCCAACTAGTTACATGGCTAATAGAA GAAAAACGGATGGTAGTTTTCGTCGAGGCGTCTGTGTTGGAAGATCCAGCCCTGGCTAGGGACCCCCGATTTCAGGGGGTTCGAGACAGGTTGCAGACTTTCAGGGATGGAACAGACGATCTACAG GATCGTATCGACTTCATCGTCTGTTTGGGTGGCGATGGAACCCTCCTCTACGCAAGTTTGCTATTTCAACAATCAGTGCCGCCAGTTATGGCGTTCCATCTGGGGTCCCTAGGATTCCTCACGCCGTTCGAGTTTGACAATTTCCAGGAACAAGTAACGAACGTACTGGAAG GTCACGCGGCCTTGACCCTGAGGAGTCGACTGAGATGTATCATCATGCGGAAAGGAGAGGAAGGCAAACCGGCCAAGCCGCCGACGAATCTTCTGGTGCTGAACGAGGTCGTGGTTGATCGGGGTCCGTCTCCGTATCTCTCAAACATCGACCTCTTCATCGACGGCAAACACGTGACCAGCGTGCAGGGCGATGGGCTGATCGTGAGCACTCCAACAGGGTCCACCGCGTACGCTGTCGCGGCTGGAGCGAGCATGATTCATCCTTCAGTACCTGCCATCATGATCACACCGATCTGTCCTCACTCCTTGTCCTTCAGACCGATCGTTGTCCCGGCTGGCGTGGAATTGAAG ATAATGGCAAACAGCGAGGCCCGCAGCACAGCTTACGTCTCCTTCGACGGTCGCAATCAGCAAGAGCTACGCGTCGGGGACAG CTTGAGGGTGACCACGTCCATATACCCAGTACCTAGCATCTGCGCTGCCGACCAAATAACCGACTGGTTCGATTCTTTGGCGGAGTGTCTACACTGGAACGTCCGTAAAAAGCAGAAGCATCTGGACGAGCTGAGCGACCTGACCCACTCGTCTAGCAACGACACGCTGGACTCCCTCGACCGCGACAGCTAG
- the LOC143183991 gene encoding NAD kinase isoform X1 codes for MEMVRDKPRRRSVSEMLDWRCIARDKGSNGVEDACLDVPFLEDYEKDPEMRRRKRSGTWPRTRSLNAPSPIQQFGPCGRIMKNSAMVMTIQDPASQRLTWYKQPLTVLVIKKVRDSSVLPPFVQLVTWLIEEKRMVVFVEASVLEDPALARDPRFQGVRDRLQTFRDGTDDLQDRIDFIVCLGGDGTLLYASLLFQQSVPPVMAFHLGSLGFLTPFEFDNFQEQVTNVLEGHAALTLRSRLRCIIMRKGEEGKPAKPPTNLLVLNEVVVDRGPSPYLSNIDLFIDGKHVTSVQGDGLIVSTPTGSTAYAVAAGASMIHPSVPAIMITPICPHSLSFRPIVVPAGVELKISVSPDSRNTSWVSFDGRNRQELFHGDSLRVTTSIYPVPSICAADQITDWFDSLAECLHWNVRKKQKHLDELSDLTHSSSNDTLDSLDRDS; via the exons ATGGAAATGGTGAGAGACAAACCGAGACGAAGAAGCGTGAGCGAAATGCTCGACTGGAGGTGCATCGCCAGGGACAAAGGGAGCAACGGTGTGGAGGATGCCTGCCTGGACGTACCCTTCCTCGAGGATTACGAGAAGGACCCGGAAATGCGCCGTCGGAAACGTTCCGGTACTTGGCC GAGAACGAGAAGTCTGAACGCGCCTAGTCCCATCCAACAATTCGGACCATGCGGGCGCATTATGAAGAATTCTGCGATGGTCAT GACTATACAGGACCCAGCCTCGCAGAGGTTGACGTGGTACAAACAGCCGCTCACTGTCCTGGTCATCAAAAAAGTCCGTGATTCGTCGGTATTGCCACCGTTTGTCCAACTAGTTACATGGCTAATAGAA GAAAAACGGATGGTAGTTTTCGTCGAGGCGTCTGTGTTGGAAGATCCAGCCCTGGCTAGGGACCCCCGATTTCAGGGGGTTCGAGACAGGTTGCAGACTTTCAGGGATGGAACAGACGATCTACAG GATCGTATCGACTTCATCGTCTGTTTGGGTGGCGATGGAACCCTCCTCTACGCAAGTTTGCTATTTCAACAATCAGTGCCGCCAGTTATGGCGTTCCATCTGGGGTCCCTAGGATTCCTCACGCCGTTCGAGTTTGACAATTTCCAGGAACAAGTAACGAACGTACTGGAAG GTCACGCGGCCTTGACCCTGAGGAGTCGACTGAGATGTATCATCATGCGGAAAGGAGAGGAAGGCAAACCGGCCAAGCCGCCGACGAATCTTCTGGTGCTGAACGAGGTCGTGGTTGATCGGGGTCCGTCTCCGTATCTCTCAAACATCGACCTCTTCATCGACGGCAAACACGTGACCAGCGTGCAGGGCGATGGGCTGATCGTGAGCACTCCAACAGGGTCCACCGCGTACGCTGTCGCGGCTGGAGCGAGCATGATTCATCCTTCAGTACCTGCCATCATGATCACACCGATCTGTCCTCACTCCTTGTCCTTCAGACCGATCGTTGTCCCGGCTGGCGTGGAATTGAAG ATCTCTGTCTCGCCCGATAGCAGGAACACCTCGTGGGTGTCCTTCGATGGTAGAAATAGACAGGAACTCTTCCACGGCGACAG CTTGAGGGTGACCACGTCCATATACCCAGTACCTAGCATCTGCGCTGCCGACCAAATAACCGACTGGTTCGATTCTTTGGCGGAGTGTCTACACTGGAACGTCCGTAAAAAGCAGAAGCATCTGGACGAGCTGAGCGACCTGACCCACTCGTCTAGCAACGACACGCTGGACTCCCTCGACCGCGACAGCTAG
- the LOC143183991 gene encoding NAD kinase isoform X5 yields the protein MNERDLQLAKAMVDLELDESTPKKTAVSRMQDKQQTFRRTRSLNAPSPIQQFGPCGRIMKNSAMVMTIQDPASQRLTWYKQPLTVLVIKKVRDSSVLPPFVQLVTWLIEEKRMVVFVEASVLEDPALARDPRFQGVRDRLQTFRDGTDDLQDRIDFIVCLGGDGTLLYASLLFQQSVPPVMAFHLGSLGFLTPFEFDNFQEQVTNVLEGHAALTLRSRLRCIIMRKGEEGKPAKPPTNLLVLNEVVVDRGPSPYLSNIDLFIDGKHVTSVQGDGLIVSTPTGSTAYAVAAGASMIHPSVPAIMITPICPHSLSFRPIVVPAGVELKISVSPDSRNTSWVSFDGRNRQELFHGDSLRVTTSIYPVPSICAADQITDWFDSLAECLHWNVRKKQKHLDELSDLTHSSSNDTLDSLDRDS from the exons GAGAACGAGAAGTCTGAACGCGCCTAGTCCCATCCAACAATTCGGACCATGCGGGCGCATTATGAAGAATTCTGCGATGGTCAT GACTATACAGGACCCAGCCTCGCAGAGGTTGACGTGGTACAAACAGCCGCTCACTGTCCTGGTCATCAAAAAAGTCCGTGATTCGTCGGTATTGCCACCGTTTGTCCAACTAGTTACATGGCTAATAGAA GAAAAACGGATGGTAGTTTTCGTCGAGGCGTCTGTGTTGGAAGATCCAGCCCTGGCTAGGGACCCCCGATTTCAGGGGGTTCGAGACAGGTTGCAGACTTTCAGGGATGGAACAGACGATCTACAG GATCGTATCGACTTCATCGTCTGTTTGGGTGGCGATGGAACCCTCCTCTACGCAAGTTTGCTATTTCAACAATCAGTGCCGCCAGTTATGGCGTTCCATCTGGGGTCCCTAGGATTCCTCACGCCGTTCGAGTTTGACAATTTCCAGGAACAAGTAACGAACGTACTGGAAG GTCACGCGGCCTTGACCCTGAGGAGTCGACTGAGATGTATCATCATGCGGAAAGGAGAGGAAGGCAAACCGGCCAAGCCGCCGACGAATCTTCTGGTGCTGAACGAGGTCGTGGTTGATCGGGGTCCGTCTCCGTATCTCTCAAACATCGACCTCTTCATCGACGGCAAACACGTGACCAGCGTGCAGGGCGATGGGCTGATCGTGAGCACTCCAACAGGGTCCACCGCGTACGCTGTCGCGGCTGGAGCGAGCATGATTCATCCTTCAGTACCTGCCATCATGATCACACCGATCTGTCCTCACTCCTTGTCCTTCAGACCGATCGTTGTCCCGGCTGGCGTGGAATTGAAG ATCTCTGTCTCGCCCGATAGCAGGAACACCTCGTGGGTGTCCTTCGATGGTAGAAATAGACAGGAACTCTTCCACGGCGACAG CTTGAGGGTGACCACGTCCATATACCCAGTACCTAGCATCTGCGCTGCCGACCAAATAACCGACTGGTTCGATTCTTTGGCGGAGTGTCTACACTGGAACGTCCGTAAAAAGCAGAAGCATCTGGACGAGCTGAGCGACCTGACCCACTCGTCTAGCAACGACACGCTGGACTCCCTCGACCGCGACAGCTAG
- the LOC143183991 gene encoding NAD kinase isoform X2, giving the protein MAVEEFAFYRVGQKMTDQVSPLLDIRGNGHLDVNFDTVDPLGNGSIGSSMENIPRNRVLRRTRSLNAPSPIQQFGPCGRIMKNSAMVMTIQDPASQRLTWYKQPLTVLVIKKVRDSSVLPPFVQLVTWLIEEKRMVVFVEASVLEDPALARDPRFQGVRDRLQTFRDGTDDLQDRIDFIVCLGGDGTLLYASLLFQQSVPPVMAFHLGSLGFLTPFEFDNFQEQVTNVLEGHAALTLRSRLRCIIMRKGEEGKPAKPPTNLLVLNEVVVDRGPSPYLSNIDLFIDGKHVTSVQGDGLIVSTPTGSTAYAVAAGASMIHPSVPAIMITPICPHSLSFRPIVVPAGVELKISVSPDSRNTSWVSFDGRNRQELFHGDSLRVTTSIYPVPSICAADQITDWFDSLAECLHWNVRKKQKHLDELSDLTHSSSNDTLDSLDRDS; this is encoded by the exons ATGGCTGTCGAGGAATTCGCTTTTTATCGGGTCGGTCAGAAAATGACGGACCAAGTGTCGCCTTTGCTGGACATTCGAGGCAACGGCCACCTCGATGTCAATTTCGATACCGTCGATCCCTTGGGGAATGGATCGATCGGCTCGTCGATGGAAAATATTCCACGGAACAGAGTGCTCAG GAGAACGAGAAGTCTGAACGCGCCTAGTCCCATCCAACAATTCGGACCATGCGGGCGCATTATGAAGAATTCTGCGATGGTCAT GACTATACAGGACCCAGCCTCGCAGAGGTTGACGTGGTACAAACAGCCGCTCACTGTCCTGGTCATCAAAAAAGTCCGTGATTCGTCGGTATTGCCACCGTTTGTCCAACTAGTTACATGGCTAATAGAA GAAAAACGGATGGTAGTTTTCGTCGAGGCGTCTGTGTTGGAAGATCCAGCCCTGGCTAGGGACCCCCGATTTCAGGGGGTTCGAGACAGGTTGCAGACTTTCAGGGATGGAACAGACGATCTACAG GATCGTATCGACTTCATCGTCTGTTTGGGTGGCGATGGAACCCTCCTCTACGCAAGTTTGCTATTTCAACAATCAGTGCCGCCAGTTATGGCGTTCCATCTGGGGTCCCTAGGATTCCTCACGCCGTTCGAGTTTGACAATTTCCAGGAACAAGTAACGAACGTACTGGAAG GTCACGCGGCCTTGACCCTGAGGAGTCGACTGAGATGTATCATCATGCGGAAAGGAGAGGAAGGCAAACCGGCCAAGCCGCCGACGAATCTTCTGGTGCTGAACGAGGTCGTGGTTGATCGGGGTCCGTCTCCGTATCTCTCAAACATCGACCTCTTCATCGACGGCAAACACGTGACCAGCGTGCAGGGCGATGGGCTGATCGTGAGCACTCCAACAGGGTCCACCGCGTACGCTGTCGCGGCTGGAGCGAGCATGATTCATCCTTCAGTACCTGCCATCATGATCACACCGATCTGTCCTCACTCCTTGTCCTTCAGACCGATCGTTGTCCCGGCTGGCGTGGAATTGAAG ATCTCTGTCTCGCCCGATAGCAGGAACACCTCGTGGGTGTCCTTCGATGGTAGAAATAGACAGGAACTCTTCCACGGCGACAG CTTGAGGGTGACCACGTCCATATACCCAGTACCTAGCATCTGCGCTGCCGACCAAATAACCGACTGGTTCGATTCTTTGGCGGAGTGTCTACACTGGAACGTCCGTAAAAAGCAGAAGCATCTGGACGAGCTGAGCGACCTGACCCACTCGTCTAGCAACGACACGCTGGACTCCCTCGACCGCGACAGCTAG